A window of the Synchiropus splendidus isolate RoL2022-P1 chromosome 6, RoL_Sspl_1.0, whole genome shotgun sequence genome harbors these coding sequences:
- the slmapa gene encoding sarcolemma associated protein a isoform X9: protein MPSALAVFTCRPNSHPFQERHVYLEEPVKIGRSVARCRPAQNNATFDCKVLSRNHALVWFDHKTGKFYLQDTKSSNGTFINSQRLSRGSEESPPCEVLSGDIIQFGVDVTENTRKVTHGCIVSTIKLFLPDGMEARRRSDVIQTPLPLPVDKAAANTPSMYSQELFQLSQYLQEALHREQMLEQKLATLQRLLASTQEASENSWQALIDEDRLLCRLEVMGSQLQAYSKSQTEDGIRKELLALQEDKHNYELKTRDSLRNVVQEKIEVLRKLSEVERSLSNTEDECTHLKEMSERGQEELRELANKYNDAVNEIKELTDKIQAAEGRQEELTQRGATEKRELELRIEEMEEKEQVLQARIEALQADNDFTNERLAAVQVRLEQLQEKSIKENNSLDNCHVNNSSGGDPTRIPQLIECPPVKQLKETVSSSISKLANFDEVMDAHLQNNQPAEDDILASPERLKGNQMDAKESDMSDTLSPSKDRSSDDTSDGNMDDHELNEPLNRVALLKAELLRVGLEPGDTEQVIHHLHRELLEAQEMANAAKHKCLELQALLEEERRTNSLQTEESTMQIQYLQTQLSKLQDDMEALREQRENTICSTREELYSAQEEILMLRHAMEAATAERDREIATLQADLGSVRSDLEHWRTTAAKYEQEISRLQEAFTQQQQQQSDAGQLQVECVVLQQKCVCLQQDCEGLRSERKALMDKLHHLEAELSSTREESRVLTNSLESLEKREEVLQGKLGSLENQHLQDESRLKIQLDQAQARTHTLQREYEDTQSQLLDLRQRYERTEQEKLNIHQELEQCRSSLKLLQDKTGSSGWSPWMPVVAVMVGVTAAILYPSFSKSSAA from the exons ATGCCTTCAGCACTGGCAGTGTTCACCTGCCGACCCAACTCGCATCCATTCCAGGAGCGGCATGTTTACCTGGAGGAGCCCGTCAAGATTGGCAGATCTGTGGCTCGATGTCGCCCAGCCCAGAACAATGCTACATTTGACTGCAAGGTGTTGTCCAGGAATCATGCCCTGGTTTGGTTTGACCACAAGACTGGCAAG TTCTACCTACAGGACACCAAAAGCAGCAATGGGACCTTCATCAACAGCCAAAGGTTGAGTCGTGGCTCGGAGGAGAGTCCTCCTTGCGAGGTCCTCTCTGGAGACATCATCCAGTTCGGTGTAGATGTCACTGAGAACACACGAAAAG TTACCCATGGATGCATCGTGTCAACAATTAAACTCTTCCTGCCTGATGGGATGGAGGCAAGGAGAAGGAGCGA TGTCATCCAGACTCCTTTACCACTACCTGTAGACAAG GCTGCGGCCAACACTCCCAGTATGTATTCTCAGGAACTTTTCCAGCTCTCCCAGTATCTTCAG GAGGCCTTACACCGAGAACAGATGTTGGAGCAGAAGCTCGCCACACTGCAGCGTCTACTAGCTTCAACACAGGAAGCCTCAGAGAACAGCTGGCAG GCCCTGATTGATGAGGACCGGCTACTCTGCAGACTGGAGGTGATGGGAAGTCAGCTACAGGCGTACTCCAAA TCTCAAACAGAAGACGGGATTCGTAAAGAGCTCCTAGCACTGcaggaagacaaacacaacTATGAGCTAAAAACGAGGGATTCTCTCCGGAATGTTGTGCAGGAGAAGATCGAGGTGCTTAGGAAGCTTTCAGAAGTGGAG CGTTCCCTCAGTAACACAGAAGATGAGTGCACACACCTGAAAGAAATGTCTGAGAGGGGCCAGGAAGAGCTCAGAGAGCTCGCCAACAAGTATAATGATGCCGTCAATGAAATCAAAGAGCTCACAGACAAGATCCAG GCTGCTGAGGGGCGACAAGAAGAGCTGACACAGCGTGGCGCGACAGAGAAAAGGGAGTTGGAGCTGCGGAttgaggagatggaggagaaggagcaggttCTCCAGGCTCGCATCGAGGCCCTGCAGGCTGACAATGACTTCACCAACGAGAGGCTCGCTGCCGTGCAGG TGCGATTAGAGCAGCTCCAAGAGAAAAGcataaaagaaaacaacagtttGG ACAACTGTCATGTAAACAACAGCAGCGGAGGAGACCCCACTAGAATCCCTCAGTTGATTGAGTGTCCTC CAGTGAAGCAGCTGAAGGAAACTGTCAGCTCGTCGATCAGCAAACTGGCAAACTTTGATG AAGTGATGGACGCACACCTGCAGAACAACCAACCAGCTGAAGACGATATCCTAGCCAGTCCAGAACGTCTGAAAG GAAACCAGATGGATGCCAAAGAATCAGATATGTCTGACACTCTGAGTCCTAGCAAAGACCGGAGCAGTGATGACACATCAg ATGGAAACATGGACGACCATGAGTTGAACGAACCACTGAACCGAGTGGCTCTGCTGAAAG CTGAGTTGCTTCGGGTTGGCCTAGAACCAGGAGACACAGAACAGGTCATCCACCATCTCCACAGAGAACTTCTGGAAGCCCAGGAAATGGCCAATGCCGCCAAACACAAGTGTCTGGAGTTGCAAG CTCTACTGGAAGAGGAAAGGAGGACCAACTCGCTGCAGACTGAAGAGTCCACTATGCAAATCCAGTACCTTCAGA CTCAACTCTCCAAGCTCCAGGATGACATGGAGGCACTTCGAGAGCAGAGGGAGAACACCATCTGCAGCACCCGAGAGGAGCTTTACTCGGCTCAGGAGGAG ATTCTCATGCTGCGCCACGCGATGGAAGCCGCTACGGCTGAGCGAGACCGCGAGATTGCCACCCTGCAGGCCGACCTGGGAAGCGTGCGATCCGACCTGGAGCACTGGAGGACCACTGCGGCCAAATATGAGCAGGAGATCAGCCGACTGCAGGAGGCGTTCacgcagcagcaacagcagcagagtgATGCTGGTCAGTTACAAG TGGAGTGTGTGGTGCTGCAGCAGAAGTGTGTCTGTTTGCAGCAGGACTGTGAAGGCCTGAGAAGCGAGAGAAAAGCTCTTATGGACAAACTGCACCACCTAGAGGCTGAGCTGAGCAG CACTCGGGAGGAGAGCAGGGTCCTCACCAATAGCCTGGAGTCTCTGGAGAAACGAGAAGAAGTTCTACAGGGCAAGCTAGGTTCTCTGGAGAACCAACACCTGCAGGATGAAAGCAGGCTGAAGATCCAGCTGGATCAGGCGCAggcccgcacacacacactgcagagaGAG tATGAAGACACACAGTCGCAGCTGCTTGATCTGCGCCAGCGCTACGAACGAACCGAACAGGAGAAGCTGAACATCCACCAGGAGCTTGAACAGTGCAGAAGCagtctgaagctgctgcaggacaAGACTGGTTCT AGTGGCTGGAGTCCCTGGATGCCGGTCGTCGCAGTGATGGTCGGCGTGACTGCGGCCATCCTCTACCCGAGCTTTTCCAAGAGCAGCGCCGCCTAG
- the slmapa gene encoding sarcolemma associated protein a isoform X12 — translation MPSALAVFTCRPNSHPFQERHVYLEEPVKIGRSVARCRPAQNNATFDCKVLSRNHALVWFDHKTGKFYLQDTKSSNGTFINSQRLSRGSEESPPCEVLSGDIIQFGVDVTENTRKVTHGCIVSTIKLFLPDGMEARRRSDVIQTPLPLPVDKAAANTPSMYSQELFQLSQYLQEALHREQMLEQKLATLQRLLASTQEASENSWQALIDEDRLLCRLEVMGSQLQAYSKSQTEDGIRKELLALQEDKHNYELKTRDSLRNVVQEKIEVLRKLSEVERSLSNTEDECTHLKEMSERGQEELRELANKYNDAVNEIKELTDKIQAAEGRQEELTQRGATEKRELELRIEEMEEKEQVLQARIEALQADNDFTNERLAAVQDNCHVNNSSGGDPTRIPQLIECPPVKQLKETVSSSISKLANFDEVMDAHLQNNQPAEDDILASPERLKGNQMDAKESDMSDTLSPSKDRSSDDTSDGNMDDHELNEPLNRVALLKAELLRVGLEPGDTEQVIHHLHRELLEAQEMANAAKHKCLELQALLEEERRTNSLQTEESTMQIQYLQTQLSKLQDDMEALREQRENTICSTREELYSAQEEILMLRHAMEAATAERDREIATLQADLGSVRSDLEHWRTTAAKYEQEISRLQEAFTQQQQQQSDAGQLQVECVVLQQKCVCLQQDCEGLRSERKALMDKLHHLEAELSSTREESRVLTNSLESLEKREEVLQGKLGSLENQHLQDESRLKIQLDQAQARTHTLQREYEDTQSQLLDLRQRYERTEQEKLNIHQELEQCRSSLKLLQDKTGSSGWSPWMPVVAVMVGVTAAILYPSFSKSSAA, via the exons ATGCCTTCAGCACTGGCAGTGTTCACCTGCCGACCCAACTCGCATCCATTCCAGGAGCGGCATGTTTACCTGGAGGAGCCCGTCAAGATTGGCAGATCTGTGGCTCGATGTCGCCCAGCCCAGAACAATGCTACATTTGACTGCAAGGTGTTGTCCAGGAATCATGCCCTGGTTTGGTTTGACCACAAGACTGGCAAG TTCTACCTACAGGACACCAAAAGCAGCAATGGGACCTTCATCAACAGCCAAAGGTTGAGTCGTGGCTCGGAGGAGAGTCCTCCTTGCGAGGTCCTCTCTGGAGACATCATCCAGTTCGGTGTAGATGTCACTGAGAACACACGAAAAG TTACCCATGGATGCATCGTGTCAACAATTAAACTCTTCCTGCCTGATGGGATGGAGGCAAGGAGAAGGAGCGA TGTCATCCAGACTCCTTTACCACTACCTGTAGACAAG GCTGCGGCCAACACTCCCAGTATGTATTCTCAGGAACTTTTCCAGCTCTCCCAGTATCTTCAG GAGGCCTTACACCGAGAACAGATGTTGGAGCAGAAGCTCGCCACACTGCAGCGTCTACTAGCTTCAACACAGGAAGCCTCAGAGAACAGCTGGCAG GCCCTGATTGATGAGGACCGGCTACTCTGCAGACTGGAGGTGATGGGAAGTCAGCTACAGGCGTACTCCAAA TCTCAAACAGAAGACGGGATTCGTAAAGAGCTCCTAGCACTGcaggaagacaaacacaacTATGAGCTAAAAACGAGGGATTCTCTCCGGAATGTTGTGCAGGAGAAGATCGAGGTGCTTAGGAAGCTTTCAGAAGTGGAG CGTTCCCTCAGTAACACAGAAGATGAGTGCACACACCTGAAAGAAATGTCTGAGAGGGGCCAGGAAGAGCTCAGAGAGCTCGCCAACAAGTATAATGATGCCGTCAATGAAATCAAAGAGCTCACAGACAAGATCCAG GCTGCTGAGGGGCGACAAGAAGAGCTGACACAGCGTGGCGCGACAGAGAAAAGGGAGTTGGAGCTGCGGAttgaggagatggaggagaaggagcaggttCTCCAGGCTCGCATCGAGGCCCTGCAGGCTGACAATGACTTCACCAACGAGAGGCTCGCTGCCGTGCAGG ACAACTGTCATGTAAACAACAGCAGCGGAGGAGACCCCACTAGAATCCCTCAGTTGATTGAGTGTCCTC CAGTGAAGCAGCTGAAGGAAACTGTCAGCTCGTCGATCAGCAAACTGGCAAACTTTGATG AAGTGATGGACGCACACCTGCAGAACAACCAACCAGCTGAAGACGATATCCTAGCCAGTCCAGAACGTCTGAAAG GAAACCAGATGGATGCCAAAGAATCAGATATGTCTGACACTCTGAGTCCTAGCAAAGACCGGAGCAGTGATGACACATCAg ATGGAAACATGGACGACCATGAGTTGAACGAACCACTGAACCGAGTGGCTCTGCTGAAAG CTGAGTTGCTTCGGGTTGGCCTAGAACCAGGAGACACAGAACAGGTCATCCACCATCTCCACAGAGAACTTCTGGAAGCCCAGGAAATGGCCAATGCCGCCAAACACAAGTGTCTGGAGTTGCAAG CTCTACTGGAAGAGGAAAGGAGGACCAACTCGCTGCAGACTGAAGAGTCCACTATGCAAATCCAGTACCTTCAGA CTCAACTCTCCAAGCTCCAGGATGACATGGAGGCACTTCGAGAGCAGAGGGAGAACACCATCTGCAGCACCCGAGAGGAGCTTTACTCGGCTCAGGAGGAG ATTCTCATGCTGCGCCACGCGATGGAAGCCGCTACGGCTGAGCGAGACCGCGAGATTGCCACCCTGCAGGCCGACCTGGGAAGCGTGCGATCCGACCTGGAGCACTGGAGGACCACTGCGGCCAAATATGAGCAGGAGATCAGCCGACTGCAGGAGGCGTTCacgcagcagcaacagcagcagagtgATGCTGGTCAGTTACAAG TGGAGTGTGTGGTGCTGCAGCAGAAGTGTGTCTGTTTGCAGCAGGACTGTGAAGGCCTGAGAAGCGAGAGAAAAGCTCTTATGGACAAACTGCACCACCTAGAGGCTGAGCTGAGCAG CACTCGGGAGGAGAGCAGGGTCCTCACCAATAGCCTGGAGTCTCTGGAGAAACGAGAAGAAGTTCTACAGGGCAAGCTAGGTTCTCTGGAGAACCAACACCTGCAGGATGAAAGCAGGCTGAAGATCCAGCTGGATCAGGCGCAggcccgcacacacacactgcagagaGAG tATGAAGACACACAGTCGCAGCTGCTTGATCTGCGCCAGCGCTACGAACGAACCGAACAGGAGAAGCTGAACATCCACCAGGAGCTTGAACAGTGCAGAAGCagtctgaagctgctgcaggacaAGACTGGTTCT AGTGGCTGGAGTCCCTGGATGCCGGTCGTCGCAGTGATGGTCGGCGTGACTGCGGCCATCCTCTACCCGAGCTTTTCCAAGAGCAGCGCCGCCTAG
- the slmapa gene encoding sarcolemma associated protein a isoform X5: MPSALAVFTCRPNSHPFQERHVYLEEPVKIGRSVARCRPAQNNATFDCKVLSRNHALVWFDHKTGKFYLQDTKSSNGTFINSQRLSRGSEESPPCEVLSGDIIQFGVDVTENTRKVTHGCIVSTIKLFLPDGMEARRRSDVIQTPLPLPVDKAAANTPSMYSQELFQLSQYLQEALHREQMLEQKLATLQRLLASTQEASENSWQALIDEDRLLCRLEVMGSQLQAYSKSQTEDGIRKELLALQEDKHNYELKTRDSLRNVVQEKIEVLRKLSEVERSLSNTEDECTHLKEMSERGQEELRELANKYNDAVNEIKELTDKIQAAEGRQEELTQRGATEKRELELRIEEMEEKEQVLQARIEALQADNDFTNERLAAVQVRLEQLQEKSIKENNSLDVDTVSHAPLEETVLDEQNPPVPQSHEEDEDEEDTDTDEDNCHVNNSSGGDPTRIPQLIECPPVKQLKETVSSSISKLANFDEVMDAHLQNNQPAEDDILASPERLKGNQMDAKESDMSDTLSPSKDRSSDDTSDGNMDDHELNEPLNRVALLKAELLRVGLEPGDTEQVIHHLHRELLEAQEMANAAKHKCLELQALLEEERRTNSLQTEESTMQIQYLQTQLSKLQDDMEALREQRENTICSTREELYSAQEEILMLRHAMEAATAERDREIATLQADLGSVRSDLEHWRTTAAKYEQEISRLQEAFTQQQQQQSDAGQLQVECVVLQQKCVCLQQDCEGLRSERKALMDKLHHLEAELSSTREESRVLTNSLESLEKREEVLQGKLGSLENQHLQDESRLKIQLDQAQARTHTLQREYEDTQSQLLDLRQRYERTEQEKLNIHQELEQCRSSLKLLQDKTGSSGWSPWMPVVAVMVGVTAAILYPSFSKSSAA; this comes from the exons ATGCCTTCAGCACTGGCAGTGTTCACCTGCCGACCCAACTCGCATCCATTCCAGGAGCGGCATGTTTACCTGGAGGAGCCCGTCAAGATTGGCAGATCTGTGGCTCGATGTCGCCCAGCCCAGAACAATGCTACATTTGACTGCAAGGTGTTGTCCAGGAATCATGCCCTGGTTTGGTTTGACCACAAGACTGGCAAG TTCTACCTACAGGACACCAAAAGCAGCAATGGGACCTTCATCAACAGCCAAAGGTTGAGTCGTGGCTCGGAGGAGAGTCCTCCTTGCGAGGTCCTCTCTGGAGACATCATCCAGTTCGGTGTAGATGTCACTGAGAACACACGAAAAG TTACCCATGGATGCATCGTGTCAACAATTAAACTCTTCCTGCCTGATGGGATGGAGGCAAGGAGAAGGAGCGA TGTCATCCAGACTCCTTTACCACTACCTGTAGACAAG GCTGCGGCCAACACTCCCAGTATGTATTCTCAGGAACTTTTCCAGCTCTCCCAGTATCTTCAG GAGGCCTTACACCGAGAACAGATGTTGGAGCAGAAGCTCGCCACACTGCAGCGTCTACTAGCTTCAACACAGGAAGCCTCAGAGAACAGCTGGCAG GCCCTGATTGATGAGGACCGGCTACTCTGCAGACTGGAGGTGATGGGAAGTCAGCTACAGGCGTACTCCAAA TCTCAAACAGAAGACGGGATTCGTAAAGAGCTCCTAGCACTGcaggaagacaaacacaacTATGAGCTAAAAACGAGGGATTCTCTCCGGAATGTTGTGCAGGAGAAGATCGAGGTGCTTAGGAAGCTTTCAGAAGTGGAG CGTTCCCTCAGTAACACAGAAGATGAGTGCACACACCTGAAAGAAATGTCTGAGAGGGGCCAGGAAGAGCTCAGAGAGCTCGCCAACAAGTATAATGATGCCGTCAATGAAATCAAAGAGCTCACAGACAAGATCCAG GCTGCTGAGGGGCGACAAGAAGAGCTGACACAGCGTGGCGCGACAGAGAAAAGGGAGTTGGAGCTGCGGAttgaggagatggaggagaaggagcaggttCTCCAGGCTCGCATCGAGGCCCTGCAGGCTGACAATGACTTCACCAACGAGAGGCTCGCTGCCGTGCAGG TGCGATTAGAGCAGCTCCAAGAGAAAAGcataaaagaaaacaacagtttGG ATGTGGACACGGTCTCCCATGCACCACTTGAGGAAACTGTTCTGGATGAACAGAACCCACCAGTTCCCCAAAGCCATGAGGAAGACGAGGATGAGGAAGATACTGACACTGATGAAG ACAACTGTCATGTAAACAACAGCAGCGGAGGAGACCCCACTAGAATCCCTCAGTTGATTGAGTGTCCTC CAGTGAAGCAGCTGAAGGAAACTGTCAGCTCGTCGATCAGCAAACTGGCAAACTTTGATG AAGTGATGGACGCACACCTGCAGAACAACCAACCAGCTGAAGACGATATCCTAGCCAGTCCAGAACGTCTGAAAG GAAACCAGATGGATGCCAAAGAATCAGATATGTCTGACACTCTGAGTCCTAGCAAAGACCGGAGCAGTGATGACACATCAg ATGGAAACATGGACGACCATGAGTTGAACGAACCACTGAACCGAGTGGCTCTGCTGAAAG CTGAGTTGCTTCGGGTTGGCCTAGAACCAGGAGACACAGAACAGGTCATCCACCATCTCCACAGAGAACTTCTGGAAGCCCAGGAAATGGCCAATGCCGCCAAACACAAGTGTCTGGAGTTGCAAG CTCTACTGGAAGAGGAAAGGAGGACCAACTCGCTGCAGACTGAAGAGTCCACTATGCAAATCCAGTACCTTCAGA CTCAACTCTCCAAGCTCCAGGATGACATGGAGGCACTTCGAGAGCAGAGGGAGAACACCATCTGCAGCACCCGAGAGGAGCTTTACTCGGCTCAGGAGGAG ATTCTCATGCTGCGCCACGCGATGGAAGCCGCTACGGCTGAGCGAGACCGCGAGATTGCCACCCTGCAGGCCGACCTGGGAAGCGTGCGATCCGACCTGGAGCACTGGAGGACCACTGCGGCCAAATATGAGCAGGAGATCAGCCGACTGCAGGAGGCGTTCacgcagcagcaacagcagcagagtgATGCTGGTCAGTTACAAG TGGAGTGTGTGGTGCTGCAGCAGAAGTGTGTCTGTTTGCAGCAGGACTGTGAAGGCCTGAGAAGCGAGAGAAAAGCTCTTATGGACAAACTGCACCACCTAGAGGCTGAGCTGAGCAG CACTCGGGAGGAGAGCAGGGTCCTCACCAATAGCCTGGAGTCTCTGGAGAAACGAGAAGAAGTTCTACAGGGCAAGCTAGGTTCTCTGGAGAACCAACACCTGCAGGATGAAAGCAGGCTGAAGATCCAGCTGGATCAGGCGCAggcccgcacacacacactgcagagaGAG tATGAAGACACACAGTCGCAGCTGCTTGATCTGCGCCAGCGCTACGAACGAACCGAACAGGAGAAGCTGAACATCCACCAGGAGCTTGAACAGTGCAGAAGCagtctgaagctgctgcaggacaAGACTGGTTCT AGTGGCTGGAGTCCCTGGATGCCGGTCGTCGCAGTGATGGTCGGCGTGACTGCGGCCATCCTCTACCCGAGCTTTTCCAAGAGCAGCGCCGCCTAG
- the slmapa gene encoding sarcolemma associated protein a isoform X1, whose translation MPSALAVFTCRPNSHPFQERHVYLEEPVKIGRSVARCRPAQNNATFDCKVLSRNHALVWFDHKTGKFYLQDTKSSNGTFINSQRLSRGSEESPPCEVLSGDIIQFGVDVTENTRKVTHGCIVSTIKLFLPDGMEARRRSDVIQTPLPLPVDKAAANTPSMYSQELFQLSQYLQEALHREQMLEQKLATLQRLLASTQEASENSWQALIDEDRLLCRLEVMGSQLQAYSKSQTEDGIRKELLALQEDKHNYELKTRDSLRNVVQEKIEVLRKLSEVERSLSNTEDECTHLKEMSERGQEELRELANKYNDAVNEIKELTDKIQAAEGRQEELTQRGATEKRELELRIEEMEEKEQVLQARIEALQADNDFTNERLAAVQVRLEQLQEKSIKENNSLDVDTVSHAPLEETVLDEQNPPVPQSHEEDEDEEDTDTDEGAVGEDEAADDNCHVNNSSGGDPTRIPQLIECPPVKQLKETVSSSISKLANFDEVMDAHLQNNQPAEDDILASPERLKGNQMDAKESDMSDTLSPSKDRSSDDTSDGNMDDHELNEPLNRVALLKAELLRVGLEPGDTEQVIHHLHRELLEAQEMANAAKHKCLELQALLEEERRTNSLQTEESTMQIQYLQTQLSKLQDDMEALREQRENTICSTREELYSAQEEILMLRHAMEAATAERDREIATLQADLGSVRSDLEHWRTTAAKYEQEISRLQEAFTQQQQQQSDAGQLQVECVVLQQKCVCLQQDCEGLRSERKALMDKLHHLEAELSSTREESRVLTNSLESLEKREEVLQGKLGSLENQHLQDESRLKIQLDQAQARTHTLQREYEDTQSQLLDLRQRYERTEQEKLNIHQELEQCRSSLKLLQDKTGSSGWSPWMPVVAVMVGVTAAILYPSFSKSSAA comes from the exons ATGCCTTCAGCACTGGCAGTGTTCACCTGCCGACCCAACTCGCATCCATTCCAGGAGCGGCATGTTTACCTGGAGGAGCCCGTCAAGATTGGCAGATCTGTGGCTCGATGTCGCCCAGCCCAGAACAATGCTACATTTGACTGCAAGGTGTTGTCCAGGAATCATGCCCTGGTTTGGTTTGACCACAAGACTGGCAAG TTCTACCTACAGGACACCAAAAGCAGCAATGGGACCTTCATCAACAGCCAAAGGTTGAGTCGTGGCTCGGAGGAGAGTCCTCCTTGCGAGGTCCTCTCTGGAGACATCATCCAGTTCGGTGTAGATGTCACTGAGAACACACGAAAAG TTACCCATGGATGCATCGTGTCAACAATTAAACTCTTCCTGCCTGATGGGATGGAGGCAAGGAGAAGGAGCGA TGTCATCCAGACTCCTTTACCACTACCTGTAGACAAG GCTGCGGCCAACACTCCCAGTATGTATTCTCAGGAACTTTTCCAGCTCTCCCAGTATCTTCAG GAGGCCTTACACCGAGAACAGATGTTGGAGCAGAAGCTCGCCACACTGCAGCGTCTACTAGCTTCAACACAGGAAGCCTCAGAGAACAGCTGGCAG GCCCTGATTGATGAGGACCGGCTACTCTGCAGACTGGAGGTGATGGGAAGTCAGCTACAGGCGTACTCCAAA TCTCAAACAGAAGACGGGATTCGTAAAGAGCTCCTAGCACTGcaggaagacaaacacaacTATGAGCTAAAAACGAGGGATTCTCTCCGGAATGTTGTGCAGGAGAAGATCGAGGTGCTTAGGAAGCTTTCAGAAGTGGAG CGTTCCCTCAGTAACACAGAAGATGAGTGCACACACCTGAAAGAAATGTCTGAGAGGGGCCAGGAAGAGCTCAGAGAGCTCGCCAACAAGTATAATGATGCCGTCAATGAAATCAAAGAGCTCACAGACAAGATCCAG GCTGCTGAGGGGCGACAAGAAGAGCTGACACAGCGTGGCGCGACAGAGAAAAGGGAGTTGGAGCTGCGGAttgaggagatggaggagaaggagcaggttCTCCAGGCTCGCATCGAGGCCCTGCAGGCTGACAATGACTTCACCAACGAGAGGCTCGCTGCCGTGCAGG TGCGATTAGAGCAGCTCCAAGAGAAAAGcataaaagaaaacaacagtttGG ATGTGGACACGGTCTCCCATGCACCACTTGAGGAAACTGTTCTGGATGAACAGAACCCACCAGTTCCCCAAAGCCATGAGGAAGACGAGGATGAGGAAGATACTGACACTGATGAAGGTGCAGTtggtgaagatgaagctgcAGATG ACAACTGTCATGTAAACAACAGCAGCGGAGGAGACCCCACTAGAATCCCTCAGTTGATTGAGTGTCCTC CAGTGAAGCAGCTGAAGGAAACTGTCAGCTCGTCGATCAGCAAACTGGCAAACTTTGATG AAGTGATGGACGCACACCTGCAGAACAACCAACCAGCTGAAGACGATATCCTAGCCAGTCCAGAACGTCTGAAAG GAAACCAGATGGATGCCAAAGAATCAGATATGTCTGACACTCTGAGTCCTAGCAAAGACCGGAGCAGTGATGACACATCAg ATGGAAACATGGACGACCATGAGTTGAACGAACCACTGAACCGAGTGGCTCTGCTGAAAG CTGAGTTGCTTCGGGTTGGCCTAGAACCAGGAGACACAGAACAGGTCATCCACCATCTCCACAGAGAACTTCTGGAAGCCCAGGAAATGGCCAATGCCGCCAAACACAAGTGTCTGGAGTTGCAAG CTCTACTGGAAGAGGAAAGGAGGACCAACTCGCTGCAGACTGAAGAGTCCACTATGCAAATCCAGTACCTTCAGA CTCAACTCTCCAAGCTCCAGGATGACATGGAGGCACTTCGAGAGCAGAGGGAGAACACCATCTGCAGCACCCGAGAGGAGCTTTACTCGGCTCAGGAGGAG ATTCTCATGCTGCGCCACGCGATGGAAGCCGCTACGGCTGAGCGAGACCGCGAGATTGCCACCCTGCAGGCCGACCTGGGAAGCGTGCGATCCGACCTGGAGCACTGGAGGACCACTGCGGCCAAATATGAGCAGGAGATCAGCCGACTGCAGGAGGCGTTCacgcagcagcaacagcagcagagtgATGCTGGTCAGTTACAAG TGGAGTGTGTGGTGCTGCAGCAGAAGTGTGTCTGTTTGCAGCAGGACTGTGAAGGCCTGAGAAGCGAGAGAAAAGCTCTTATGGACAAACTGCACCACCTAGAGGCTGAGCTGAGCAG CACTCGGGAGGAGAGCAGGGTCCTCACCAATAGCCTGGAGTCTCTGGAGAAACGAGAAGAAGTTCTACAGGGCAAGCTAGGTTCTCTGGAGAACCAACACCTGCAGGATGAAAGCAGGCTGAAGATCCAGCTGGATCAGGCGCAggcccgcacacacacactgcagagaGAG tATGAAGACACACAGTCGCAGCTGCTTGATCTGCGCCAGCGCTACGAACGAACCGAACAGGAGAAGCTGAACATCCACCAGGAGCTTGAACAGTGCAGAAGCagtctgaagctgctgcaggacaAGACTGGTTCT AGTGGCTGGAGTCCCTGGATGCCGGTCGTCGCAGTGATGGTCGGCGTGACTGCGGCCATCCTCTACCCGAGCTTTTCCAAGAGCAGCGCCGCCTAG